A single genomic interval of Hevea brasiliensis isolate MT/VB/25A 57/8 chromosome 4, ASM3005281v1, whole genome shotgun sequence harbors:
- the LOC110638957 gene encoding uncharacterized protein LOC110638957 → MSVERSFEAWEEVQRHGQDLADRLAQGFTGLIQSHMTNTPAFTWPNPQKAKLFDLEFRGQNFNGRDLGVLTDYSGINGVSAIFDIGNRICQAGADFGACLNGLVQQFFRRLPVPFRQEEAVGMDVRMDGKRSNFGVGVEGELELVSERLRDYGFVENDATGGKLGGSSDEEIGGFNLKSVGYLGKSQGVINITSTYDSRTNNIESSLVGRGDLWRVETSHGSSTSGNDNSSLFLVQLGPLLFVRDSTLLLPVHLSKQHLLWYGYDRKNGMHSLCPAVWSKHRRWLLMSMLCLNPLACSFVDLQFPNGQFTYVSGEGLTISAFLPLFGGLLQAQGQYPGEMRFSFSHKNKWGTRITPMVQWPDKSFTLGFEQALAWQRSGLMVRPTFQFSLCPTLGGSNPGLRAELIHSVNEQLNLICGCAFMTHPSIFASLSIGRSKWNGSTGSSGIVVRVDSPLSDVGRPSFSVQINSGIEF, encoded by the exons ATGTCGGTGGAAAGGTCGTTCGAAGCATGGGAGGAAGTGCAGCGGCATGGCCAGGACCTTGCGGACCGGCTGGCGCAGGGATTTACGGGCCTTATTCAATCCCATATGACAAACACGCCAGCTTTTACTTGGCCTAACCCTCAGAAAGCGAAGCTTTTCGATTTGGAATTCCGAGGCCAAAATTTCAATGGAAGGGATTTGGGAGTTTTAACCGATTATAGTGGGATAAATGGGGTTTCTGCGATTTTCGATATTGGAAACAGAATTTGCCAAGCTGGTGCAGATTTTGGGGCGTGCTTGAATGGGTTAGTGCAGCAGTTCTTTAGGAGGTTGCCGGTGCCGTTTAGGCAGGAGGAGGCTGTTGGGATGGACGTGAGGATGGATGGTAAAAGGAGTAATTTTGGGGTGGGTGTGGAGGGCGAGTTGGAGTTGGTGAGTGAGAGGTTGAGGGATTATGGGTTTGTAGAGAATGATGCGACTGGCGGTAAGCTTGGTGGTTCATCAGACGAAGAAATAGGTGGGTTTAATTTGAAATCCGTGGGGTATCTTGGTAAATCACAG GGGGTCATAAATATCACATCAACTTATGACAGTAGAACTAACAACATAGAGAGTTCTTTGGTTGGAAGAGGAGATTTATGGAGAGTTGAGACATCACATGGCAGTTCCACATCAGGAAATGATAATTCGTCTCTCTTCCTTGTCCAGCTTGGACCGCTACTATTTGTTCGTGACTCGACACTTCTTCTACCTGTTCATCTGTCAAAGCAACACTTGCTTTGGTATGGTTATGATAGGAAG AATGGAATGCATTCTCTATGTCCTGCTGTATGGTCAAAGCATAGAAGGTGGCTGTTAATGTCAATGCTGTGTCTCAATCCATTAGCTTGT TCGTTCGTAGATTTGCAGTTTCCAAATGGTCAGTTTACCTATGTGTCAGGTGAGGGACTGACTATAAGTGCTTTTCTACCCCTTTTTGGGGGCCTTCTCCAAGCTCAGGGTCAATATCCAGGAGAAATGAGATTTAGCTTCTCTCATAAG AACAAGTGGGGTACACGCATCACGCCAATGGTACAATGGCCTGACAAATCATTTACATTAGGTTTTGAACAAGCCTTAGCATGGCAGAGATCAGGTCTAATGGTGAGGCCTACATTTCAGTTCAG TTTGTGCCCAACTTTGGGTGGAAGCAATCCTGGGTTGCGAGCAGAACTTATTCATTCAGTAAATGAACAACTGAATCTGATCTGCGGCTGTGCATTCATGACACACCCTTCCATATTTGCATCACTGTCT ATTGGCCGGTCTAAGTGGAATGGTAGCACCGGGAGTTCAGGAATTGTTGTTAGAGTTGATAGTCCGCTCTCTGATGTTGGTCGACCATCGTTTTCCGTTCAGATAAATAGCGGCATTGAGTTTTGA